A window from Vigna angularis cultivar LongXiaoDou No.4 chromosome 7, ASM1680809v1, whole genome shotgun sequence encodes these proteins:
- the LOC108337935 gene encoding trans-Golgi network-localized SYP41-interacting protein 1 isoform X1, producing the protein MDRNKSRTDLLAAGKKRLQQFRQKKDNKSGSSRGKSSKKAGLPQLVDSDSDAASSVSVSTVSSQITDGNVEDDSHSNVVNTEASESQSVANSLPPDNIDPSVVSSSVVTTYNTGDESVLDSNAELLHQVPGICEKDNESSAQVHGNIAEDIEADVAENVSLSTSGSLVPEGGETHDHASAPVSILSQPAPGTTVAGQSVSEREGEKRAELLLLSQGIPNTSVMQTREDQVTDLGAMQEADGLVMEKFCQPTDLVIDGQRELLLSEVGESDQSLPGISLEKARIEDASHEAEQLSESIEFLSSQEDILSDKLSGFDEGQGDDIAASGTSVRNLEREVLPSSYHEEIPLQCNQEQNSEVVLIEHDGGLQEGFNQQCPHDGLAIEDPKSRGAHEFDPSRPLDVPSVFDANSINLLQLAEIIRGLSEEECQFLIEARGVESDLDPLASRSILLDHDISEAFQSLKEELFLENLMKNIFNTQLAELLESDNQGQQLVDEIYQLRASYNEVNGKNQYLSEELDNCRVDLHDISSKNVELQNQFNAAMAEVEALSARVVELQNNFDMSQKDSLELSKELADCRGLISSLQVEKKGMNETLDSTNDEKSKLLEEKESHLFEIKNLESELADLKISMEGVKLEKSNLVDRISSVTEDRSKIEGEVEHLKHEIDRLSLDLVESKDLVASLQAENSNLNGNLAFSDDKIKNLVDENHSLSSQIIALNEQLSIEKGERFRFEGDLKEASLQLEQISKENVFLNNTLGMHKTQIEDTGKEHSQPLSQPRDLGRQANVVCEQSKGVKIAITEDSLHIDQEPDEGAPVGPHLNRGEREVFDDDLGFVSLKDCLDEAEKVLTMLENAVNELHSHSVSSSRSGEKVSSPVVSKLIQAFESKGHEDEHEGETRDSNFLQSSSNSFKLTKEQIESLKILLSKWKLDVQIAGALFKGERDDRKAGDAKYSDLEDQFEQLKQHCSGLEASNIELAVQYETVKQLLGDIQEKKFLLEELCDTLKQEDARLKAKNNELYEKLGHCQSTISELHTEMNDVKQISSEMASSLGSQLENLQKELTERAMLLEQGWNISMAQIVELVGKLKESVGGVMSTTFSSDTHSNLDITHQLEVSVHAAAEMIFDLQKKLESTYSEHEIMSTSYKEMSSKCDDLLGRNELAVSLLHKMYSDLRKLVVGNGTTIDDKIDVHSEVLPELLNYDSFQPILKHIGNILNEKQELESVTKEMKSEFMHRETELEELKLKCVDLDSVSKLIQDLTGVLNADIPKLDMNKSPLSWLDSLVSSLVQKMREAEIQHHTTKELYGSKEMELAELKEKMHYLDTLRLENENEILVLKESLYQAEEALVVARSELHKKANELEHSEQRVSSVREKLSIAVTKGKGLVVQRDGLKQSLAETSSELERCLQELQLKDTRLHEVETKLKTYEEAGERVEALESELSYIRNSSNALRESFLLKDSMLQRIEEILEDLDLPEQFHSRDTIEKIDWLASSVSGNSLAMNDWEQKDGVAVGSYSDAGYVARDSWKDDSQLQPDSDDFRMKFEELQSKYYGLAEQNEMLEQSLMERNSLLRRWEELVNSVEMPSHLQSMETEDKIECICAALTEANHHIDALQLKIEKYDSYCGMLNTDLEESQRMVSAFQEDLSALTSERVNLSEKVESLLLENERLSLQKREAELEKEKLIKEMTIVKDELEHKTAIKEQLFTTDGKIRKLQDLVVNTLSESDTQNMGFGDANIDSLEELLGKLIEKLKMEQKLSASARETELENGRLLIEITGLKDKLEHKTAIEEQIFTIDGKIRKLQVLVGDALSESDTQNMVFGDANIDSLEELLRKLIEKLKMEQKLSALTRETELENEMLLNEITSLKDKLENKTAIEEQIFTVDGKIRKLQDLVGDALSESDSQNIVSDNAPIDSLEELLGKLIEKLNMERKLSVLTRETELENEKLLKEITSLKDKLEHKTAIEEQIFTLDGKIRKLQDLVGDALSKSDSQNMVSGNEPIDSLEELLGKLIENLKTEQKLSAHTRETELENEKLLNEIANLMDKLEQKAVIEEQIFIIDDKIRKLHDLVCDALPGSETENLVSGSEKIDSLEELLRKLLQNHANLLSMNPAYGVVGDGLRSQKDDGTLCEERSIDVQDKEASIDRYKIDLEKSLNELLHVKEERDRSLDKQISLSGEVEAMTKRIEGLQGLLNQEEHKSASLREKLNVAVRKGKSLVQQRDSLKHTIEEMSVQMEHLKSEITNRDNTLAEHEQRLGQLSTYPDKLEALESESLQLKKHLEETEHHLQEQEYSLKLILNKLGEIEVGGEGYISDPVKKLEQVGKLCSDLHSTVASLEQESRKSKRASELLLAELNEVQERNDSFQEELAKMNAELVDIRRERDSAEASKLEALAHLEKLSSLHEAGKHSHLSDIMELKSNLNLVFKSFGEVHNLLTNAFIFDLESYRKLEAGLESCMKVNSATNMVDSSITKEHWASSNKKGSVPAHPWQDFDAIDQYDTSVENLRLFCHQLQQFITKVSSLKEKISIHSSLAQELDKTLSKLMASIQREMTSQKESCETMKKELSEHDEKLVAFRGIIAYLYEACNNSSIVLENEKAELSGTKVESSDLGMSLETPLFDDDISEEYIKTMADRLLLTVKGFTSIKAEFLDANKKEMKSTIANLQRELQEKDVQRDRICSDLVKQIKDAEAAATSYSQDLEAFKIQEHNLKKEVEAIEAERKILEQKVNELQDRQETTAELEDKMRSQTTLLAAKDQEIEALMHALDEEETQMEELTNKIVDLEKVVEQKNQEIENLEFSRGKVMKKLSITVSKFDELHHLSANLLSEVEKLQSQLQERDTEISFLRQEVTRCTNDVLLASQMSNQRSSDEIFEFLTWVDMVVSHDGAHDIHPDMKSNSQVHECKEILQKKLMSLLSELENLREVVESKDAMLQVERSKVEELNHKTETLETSLHQKELQLNLLEGVEETSKGAGTSSEIVEVEPVMNRWSPSGAFVAPQVRSLRKGNSDHIAIAVDENPGGTSRIEEEDDKVHGFKSLTSSKIVPRFTRPLTDLIDGLWVSCDRTLMRQPVLRLGIILYWAIMHALLAFFVV; encoded by the exons ATGGACCGAAACAAGAGCCGTACCGATCTACTCGCAGCTGGCAAGAAAAGG CTCCAACAGTTTCGTCAGAAGAAGGATAATAAAAGTGGTAGTAGCCGCGgaaaatcatcaaaaaaggCTGGTTTACCTCAGCTAGTTGATTCTGATTCTGATGCTGCAAGTAGTGTCTCAGTTTCAACAGTATCATCTCAGATAACTGATGGAAATGTTGAAGATGACAGTCACTCAAATGTGGTTAATACAGAAGCATCAGAGTCACAGTCTGTGGCAAACTCGTTACCTCCTGACAATATTGATCCTTCTGTTGTTTCATCATCAGTCGTCACTACATATAATACAGGTGATGAATCAGTATTAGATTCTAATGCTGAGCTATTACATCAGGTTCCTGGGATCTGTGAGAAAGATAATGAGTCATCTGCCCAGGTTCATGGGAATATTGCTGAAGATATTGAAGCTGATGTGGCAGAGAATGTGTCTTTGAGTACTTCAGGTAGCTTGGTTCCTGAAGGAGGAGAAACACATGATCATGCATCCGCACCTGTTTCTATTTTGTCCCAGCCTGCTCCTGGTACAACTGTAGCGGGTCAGTCAGTTTCAGAAAGAGAGGGTGAAAAGAGGGCAGAATTGTTGCTTTTATCACAGGGTATTCCAAATACGTCTGTGATGCAAACAAGGGAAGATCAGGTAACAGATTTAG GGGCAATGCAGGAGGCAGATGGTTTGGTCATGGAGAAATTTTGTCAACCCACTGATTTGGTGATTGATGGTCAGAGGGAGCTTCTTTTGTCTGAAGTTGGTGAGAGTGACCAGTCTCTTCCGGGAATTTCTTTGGAGAAAGCTAGAATTGAGGATGCATCTCATGAAGCTGAACAACTGAGCGAGTCAATTGAATTTCTCTCTTCTCAAGAGGACATTCTGTCAGATAAGCTTTCAGGTTTTGATGAAGGCCAAGGAGATGATATTGCAGCTTCAGGGACTTCAGTGAGGAATCTGGAGAGAGAAGTATTGCCTAGTTCATATCATGAAGAAATTCCCCTTCAGTGTAATCAAGAACAGAATAGTGAAGTAGTTCTCATTGAACATGATGGGGGACTTCAGGAGGGGTTTAATCAGCAATGCCCTCATGATGGACTTGCAATTGAGGATCCAAAGTCAAGGGGAGCTCATGAGTTTGATCCATCCAGACCATTGGACGTGCCTTCTGTTTTTGATGCAAACTCCATTAACCTGTTGCAGCTGGCTGAAATTATTAGGGGGCTTAGTGAAGAAGAGTGTCAGTTTCTGATTGAGGCAAGAGGAGTGGAGTCTGATTTGGATCCTTTAGCCAGTCGTTCAATTCTATTGGACCATGACATTTCAGAAGCATTTCAGAGTCTCAAAGAAGAATTGTTTCttgaaaatttaatgaaaaatatatttaacactcAACTAGCTGAACTGCTGGAGTCTGATAACCAGGGTCAACAATTGGTTGATGAAATATATCAGCTTCGTGCTTCTTATAATGAAGTTAATGGGAAGAATCAATACCTTAGTGAAGAGCTTGATAATTGCCGTGTTGATCTACATGATATTTCTAGCAAAAATGTGGAACTGCAAAATCAATTTAATGCTGCCATGGCTGAGGTGGAAGCGCTTTCTGCCAGAGTGGTTGAGCTGCAGAATAATTTTGATATGTCTCAAAAAGATTCACTGGAATTATCCAAAGAGTTGGCTGACTGCAGAGGCTTGATCTCAAGTTTACAGGTGGAAAAGAAGGGCATGAATGAAACTCTTGATTCGACAAATGATGAGAAAAGTAAACTTTTGGAGGAGAAGGAATCTCATCTATTTGAAATTAAGAATCTGGAGTCTGAATTAGCTGACTTAAAGATTTCGATGGAAGGAGTAAAACTTGAGAAGTCCAACTTAGTTGATAGGATCTCTTCTGTGACCGAAGATAGGAGTAAGATTGAAGGAGAAGTCGAGCATCTCAAACATGAGATTGATAGGCTGTCATTAGATCTGGTTGAGAGTAAAGATTTGGTGGCAAGTCTACAGGCAGAAAATTCCAACTTAAATGGGAACCTTGCATTTTCAGATGATAAGATTAAAAATCTTGTAGATGAGAATCATAGTCTCTCTTCTCAAATCATTGCCTTAAATGAGCAATTGTCTATTGAAAAGGGGGAACGATTTAGGTTTGAAGGTGACCTTAAAGAAGCCTCATTGCAGTTGGAACAAATTTCCAAGGAAAATGTATTTCTCAATAACACTTTGGGTATGCACAAGACCCAGATAGAAGACACTGGAAAGGAACACAGCCAGCCACTTTCTCAACCCAGGGACCTTGGGCGTCAAGCCAATGTTGTATGTGAACAAAGTAAGGGTGTTAAAATTGCAATTACTGAAGATTCTCTGCATATAGACCAGGAGCCTGATGAAGGTGCACCAGTGGGGCCACATCTGAATAGAGGTGAACGTGAAGTATTTGATGATGATCTTGGGTTTGTTTCATTGAAGGATTGCTTGGATGAGGCAGAGAAAGTTTTGACGATGCTTGAAAATGCAGTTAATGAGTTGCATTCTCATTCAGTGTCCTCCAGCAGATCTGGTGAAAAAGTTTCCTCACCCGTGGTTTCCAAATTGATACAGGCTTTTGAATCAAAAGGACATGAAGATGAGCATGAAGGGGAAACAAGGGATTCCAATTTTCTTCAGTCATCATCAAACTCATTTAAGTTGACCAAAGAACAAATtgaaagtttgaaaatattGCTTTCGAAGTGGAAGCTTGATGTTCAAATTGCGGGTGCATTATTCAAGGGGGAGCGAGATGATCGGAAAGCTGGTGATGCAAAATACAGTGATCTTGAGGACCAGTTTGAACAATTGAAGCAACATTGTTCAGGTTTGGAAGCATCCAACATTGAACTAGCCGTTCAGTATGAAACTGTAAAGCAACTTCTTGGTGATattcaagaaaagaaatttcttcttgAGGAACTCTGTGATACTTTAAAGCAAGAAGATGCCCGTCTCAAAGCCAAAAATAATGAACTTTATGAGAAGCTTGGACATTGTCAATCAACAATTAGTGAATTGCATACTGAAATGAATGATGTGAAACAAATTTCCAGTGAAATGGCTTCTAGTCTTGGCAGTCAACTAGAAAATTTGCAGAAGGAGTTGACAGAGAGGGCAATGCTACTTGAGCAAGGCTGGAATATTTCTATGGCCCAAATTGTTGAGTTAGTTGGGAAGCTGAAAGAATCAGTTGGTGGAGTTATGAGCACAACTTTCTCTTCTGACACCCACAGTAACCTGGATATCACTCATCAGTTAGAAGTTTCAGTTCATGCAGCTGCTGAAATGATTTTTGATCTGCAGAAGAAACTTGAATCTACATATTCAGAACATGAAATAATGAGCACATCATATAAAGAAATGAGTTCAAAATGTGATGATCTGCTTGGGAGGAATGAATTGGCTGTTAGTCTATTGCATAAGATGTACAGTGACCTGAGGAAACTTGTAGTCGGAAATGGCACGACTATAGATGATAAGATAGATGTACATAGTGAAGTGCTTCCTGAACTACTGAACTATGATAGCTTTCAGCCCATCTTGAAACATATTGGGAATATATTGAATGAGAAGCAAGAACTTGAGTCTGTTACCAAGGAGATGAAGTCGGAATTCATGCACAGGGAAACAGAATTGGAAGAATTGAAGCTGAAGTGTGTTGATTTAGATTCTGTTAGTAAGCTAATACAAGATCTGACAGGTGTGCTGAATGCAGATATCCCAAAGCTTGATATGAATAAATCACCCCTTTCATGGTTAGATTCTTTAGTGTCTAGTCTTGTACAGAAAATGCGAGAGGCTGAAATCCAGCATCACACGACTAAAGAACTATATGGATCCAAGGAGATGGAATTGGCTGAATTGAAGGAAAAAATGCATTATCTAGACACACTTCGTcttgagaatgaaaatgaaatccTTGTTTTGAAGGAAAGCTTATATCAGGCTGAGGAAGCTCTTGTTGTTGCTCGTTCTGAATTACATAAGAAAGCAAATGAACTTGAGCATTCAGAACAGCGAGTGTCCTCCGTCCGTGAGAAACTTAGCATAGCTGTTACCAAGGGGAAAGGTCTGGTTGTACAGCGAGATGGTCTCAAGCAGTCCTTAGCCGAGACATCCAGTGAATTGGAGAGATGCTTGCAAGAGTTACAGTTGAAAGATACTAGACTTCATGAGGTTGAAACAAAACTTAAGACATATGAAGAGGCTGGTGAACGTGTGGAAGCTCTGGAATCTGAGCTTTCTTATATACGGAATTCATCTAATGCTTTGAGAGAGTCATTCCTCCTTAAAGATTCAATGCTTCAGAGGATAGAAGAGATATTGGAAGACTTAGATCTCCCAGAGCAGTTTCATTCAAGGGATACAATTGAGAAGATTGATTGGTTGGCTAGTTCAGTTTCTGgaaactcattggcaatgaATGATTGGGAACAGAAAGATGGTGTGGCAGTAGGCTCATACTCTGATGCTGGTTATGTAGCCAGAGATTCGTGGAAAGATGACAGTCAGCTACAACCAGATTCAgatgattttagaatgaaatttgagGAGTTGCAGAGTAAGTATTATGGGTTGGCTGAGCAAAATGAAATGCTGGAGCAGTCATTGATGGAAAGAAACAGCTTACTTCGGAGATGGGAAGAGCTTGTAAATAGTGTTGAAATGCCTTCACATTTGCAGTCTATGGAGACAGAGGATAAGATTGAATGTATATGTGCAGCACTTACTGAGGCTAATCATCATATAGACGCTCTGCAACTGAAGATCGAAAAATATGATAGTTATTGTGGAATGCTAAATACTGATCTGGAAGAGTCTCAACGGATGGTGTCTGCTTTTCAAGAAGACCTTAGTGCTCTCACATCCGAGAGAGTGAACCTTTCTGAAAAAGTAGAGTCTTTGCTCCTTGAGAATGAGAGACTATCATTGCAGAAAAGGGAGGCTGAACTTGAGAAAGAAAAGCTGATTAAGGAAATGACTATTGTGAAGGACGAGTTGGAACACAAAACTGCAATTAAAGAGCAACTTTTCACTACTGATGGCAAGATCAGAAAGTTGCAGGACTTGGTTGTTAATACCTTGTCAGAATCTGATACACAAAATATGGGGTTTGGTGATGCAAATATTGATTCCTTGGAAGAATTGCTGGGAAAGCTCATAGAAAAGCTGAAGATGGAACAGAAACTGTCCGCATCGGCAAGAGAAACTGAACTTGAGAATGGAAGGCTGCTTATAGAAATAACTGGTTTGAAGGACAAATTGGAACACAAAACTGCAATTGAAGAACAGATTTTCACTATTGATGGCAAGATCAGAAAGTTGCAAGTCTTGGTTGGTGATGCCTTGTCAGAATCTGATACACAAAATATGGTGTTTGGTGATGCAAATATTGATTCCTTGGAAGAGTTGCTGCGAAAGCTCATAGAAAAGCTGAAGATGGAACAGAAACTGTCTGCATTGACCAGAGAAACTGAACTTGAGAACGAAATGCTGCTTAATGAAATAACTAGTTTGAAGGACAAATTGGAAAACAAAACTGcaattgaagaacaaattttCACTGTTGATGGCAAGATAAGAAAGTTGCAAGACTTGGTTGGTGATGCCTTGTCAGAATCTGATTCACAAAATATTGTGTCTGATAATGCACCTATTGATTCCTTAGAAGAATTGCTAGGAAAGCTCATAGAAAAGCTGAACATGGAACGGAAGCTATCTGTATTGACTAGAGAAACTGAACTTGAGAATGAAAAGCTGCTTAAGGAAATAACTAGTTTGAAGGACAAATTGGAACACAAAACTGcaattgaagaacaaattttCACCCTTGATGGCAAGATCAGAAAGTTGCAAGACTTGGTTGGTGATGCCTTGTCAAAGTCTGATTCACAAAATATGGTGTCTGGTAATGAACCTATTGATTCCTTAGAAGAATTGCTAGGAAAGCTCATAGAAAATCTGAAAACAGAACAGAAGCTATCTGCACATACAAGAGAAACTGAACTTGAGAATGAAAAGCTACTTAATGAAATAGCTAATTTAATGGATAAATTGGAACAGAAAGCTGTCATTGAAGAACAGATTTTCATCATTGATGATAAGATCAGAAAATTGCATGATTTAGTTTGCGATGCCTTGCCAGGATCTGAAACAGAAAATCTGGTTTCTGGTAGTGAAAAGATTGATTCCTTGGAGGAATTGCTGAGAAAGCTTTTACAAAATCATGCAAATCTTTTGTCAATGAATCCTGCATATGGGGTTGTAGGTGATGGACTCCGTTCACAAAAGGATGATGGTACACTTTGTGAAGAAAGAAGTATAGATGTGCAGGATAAGGAGGCAAGTATTGATAGATATAAAATAGATCTGGAGAAGTCTTTGAATGAATTGCTGCATGTGAAGGAGGAGAGAGATAGATCTTTGGACAAACAAATATCTTTATCTGGTGAAGTTGAAGCTATGACTAAAAGAATTGAGGGGTTGCAAGGGCTTCTTAATCAGGAGGAGCATAAATCAGCTTCTCTTAGAGAGAAGTTAAATGTTGCAGTTAGGAAAGGGAAGTCATTGGTGCAGCAGCGAGACAGTCTAAAACACACCATTGAAGAGATGTCTGTTCAGATGGAGCACTTGAAATCTGAGATCACCAACCGGGATAATACACTTGCAGAGCATGAACAGAGGTTAGGACAGTTATCAACCTACCCAGATAAGTTAGAAGCTCTTGAATCAGAGAGTTTGCAACTGAagaaacatttggaagaaacagAGCACCATTTGCAGGAGCAAGAATATTCTTTGAAACTGATTTTGAACAAGTTAGGTGAGATTGAGGTTGGTGGTGAAGGTTATATTAGTGATCCAGTGAAGAAGTTGGAACAGGTTGGGAAGCTATGTTCTGATCTGCATAGTACTGTGGCATCTTTAGAACAAGAATCCAGGAAGTCTAAAAGAGCATCAGAACTGCTACTGGCAGAGTTAAACGAGGTTCAAGAGAGGAATGATAGTTTTCAGGAGGAGCTTGCAAAGATGAATGCTGAACTTGTGGATATCAGAAGAGAAAGGGATTCAGCTGAGGCCTCCAAACTGGAAGCGCTTGCACATCTAGAAAAGTTATCATCCTTGCACGAGGCAGGAAAACACAGCCATTTATCTGACATCATGGAATTAAAATCTAATCTGAACCTTGTCTTCAAAAGCTTTGGTGAGGTTCACAATTTACTGACCAATGCATTTATCTTTGATTTGGAATCTTATCGGAAACTGGAGGCTGGTCTTGAGTCATGCATGAAAGTAAACAGTGCTACAAATATGGTGGATTCATCGATCACCAAAGAACACTGGGCATCTTCTAATAAG AAGGGCTCTGTGCCTGCACATCCTTGGCAAGATTTTGATGCAATTGATCAGTATGATACTTCAGTTGAAAATCTTCGTCTATTTTGTCATCAACTACAACAGTTCATAACAAAGGTCAGTTCTCTTAAGGAAAAAATAAGCATACACTCAAGTTTGGCACAGGAACTAGACAAAACTCTGTCTAAACTAATGGCAAGTATTCAAAGGGAAATGACTTCCCAAAAAGAGTCATGTGAAACCATGAAGAAAGAACTAAGTGAGCATGATGAGAAACTTGTTGCATTTCGTGGGATCATTGCGTACCTCTATGAAGCATGCAATAACTCTTCCATTGtacttgaaaatgaaaaagccGAACTGTCTGGGACGAAGGTTGAATCTTCAGATCTAGGGATGAGCTTGGAAACTCCTTTATTTGATGATGACATATCTGAGGAATATATTAAAACCATGGCAGATAGATTGCTGTTGACTGTGAAAGGGTTTACTAGTATAAAAGCTGAATTTTTAGAtgctaataaaaaagaaatgaagtCTACTATAGCAAATTTGCAGAGAGAGCTTCAGGAGAAGGATGTTCAAAGAGATAGGATTTGCTCAGATCTGGTAAAACAGATCAAGGATGCTGAAGCTGCTGCGACCAGTTACTCTCAAGATCTTGAAGCTTTTAAGATTCAAGAACATAATTTAAAGAAAGAGGTGGAAGCAATTGAGGCAGAAAGGAAGATACTCGAACAGAAAGTGAATGAACTACAGGATAGGCAAGAAACCACTGCTGAATTAGAGGATAAAATGCGATCTCAGACTACTTTACTGGCAGCCAAAGACCAAG AAATTGAAGCACTAATGCATGCCCTTGATGAGGAAGAAACACAAATGGAAGAATTGACAAATAAGATTGTTGATCTTGAAAAGGTTGTTGAACAAAAAAATCAAGAGATTGAGAACCTTGAATTTTCTCGTGGTAAGGTTATGAAAAAGCTTTCCATAACTGTCAGCAAGTTTGATGAGCTTCACCACCTTTCGGCAAATCTCCTTTCTGAAGTTGAAAAGCTCCAATCCCAGTTGCAAGAAAGAGATACTGAAATTTCATTCTTGAGACAGGAGGTTACCAGATGCACTAATGATGTTCTTCTTGCATCACAAATGAGCAATCAGAGAAGCTCTGACGAGATCTTTGAGTTCTTGACATGGGTTGATATGGTTGTGTCTCATGATGGAGCGCATGATATACATCCTGATATGAAGAGCAACAGTCAGGTTCATGAATGCAAAGAAATACTTCAGAAGAAGCTTATGTCTTTATTGTCAGAATTGGAAAATCTAAGGGAAGTTGTAGAAAGCAAGGATGCGATGTTGCAAGTAGAAAGGAGTAAGGTAGAAGAATTGAATCACAAAACAGAAACTCTTGAGACGTCCTTACACCAGAAAGAACTGCAATTGAATTTGCTTGAAGGCGTGGAAGAAACTTCAAAGGGAGCTGGCACAAGCTCAGAGATTGTGGAGGTAGAACCAGTG ATGAACCGTTGGTCACCATCAGGTGCTTTTGTAGCACCTCAAGTACGTAGTTTGCGCAAAGGCAACAGTGATCATATTGCCATTGCTGTGGATGAAAACCCTGGTGGTACTAGTAGGATAGAAGAAGAGGATGACAAAG TTCATGGTTTTAAATCCCTCACTTCATCCAAGATTGTCCCAAGATTTACTAGACCATTGACCGACTTGATTGATGGCTTATG GGTTTCTTGTGATCGGACTCTGATGAGACAACCTGTCTTACGGCTAGGAATTATATTGTATTGGGCCATAATGCACGCACTACTTGCCTTTTTTGTAGTTTAA